One Aliiroseovarius sediminilitoris DNA window includes the following coding sequences:
- the coaD gene encoding pantetheine-phosphate adenylyltransferase: MRIGLYPGTFDPITLGHTDIIRRGCALVDRLVIGVAINTGKNPMFSLEERVAMVEAECAKLTAETGTEIVAHPFENLLIDCAHDVGAQIIIRGLRAVTDFEYEYQMVGMNRAMDDSVETVFLMAEAKYQAIASKLVKEIAKLGGDVTKFVPPSVKEQLLAKIG, from the coding sequence ATGCGCATAGGATTGTATCCCGGAACCTTCGATCCCATCACTCTGGGCCATACCGACATCATTCGTCGTGGGTGCGCTCTGGTCGACCGCCTGGTGATTGGGGTTGCGATCAACACGGGCAAGAACCCTATGTTCTCGCTTGAAGAGCGGGTTGCGATGGTCGAGGCGGAATGTGCCAAGCTGACGGCGGAAACTGGCACCGAGATCGTGGCCCATCCTTTTGAGAACCTTCTGATCGATTGTGCCCACGATGTTGGCGCGCAAATCATTATCCGCGGCCTGCGGGCGGTCACAGACTTTGAATATGAATATCAGATGGTTGGCATGAATCGCGCAATGGATGACAGCGTCGAAACCGTGTTTCTGATGGCCGAGGCGAAGTATCAGGCCATTGCGTCGAAGCTGGTGAAAGAGATTGCAAAGCTGGGCGGGGATGTGACGAAATTTGTGCCGCCCAGCGTGAAGGAGCAACTGTTGGCGAAAATCGGTTAG
- a CDS encoding enoyl-CoA hydratase/isomerase family protein has protein sequence MSDISIRKEGKAGRITLTRPDALNALSYDMCLAIDAALIDWINDDEVALILIDAQGDRAFCAGGDIREIYEIGQSGDPTRAQNFWRDEYRMNARLFEFPKPIVSFMQGFTMGGGVGVGCHASHRIMARSSRMAMPECGIGLVPDVGGSLILAHAPGRLGEYIGMTGARMAPGDAIHAGFADFVIRQAEWPALKADLIRTGDPSHINEAAIPAIPGNLSAMQPMIDAHFGGGNLGDIVASLRGEDSVFASNALEVLSRNSPLSMACTVEMIHHLSTTRDVRKSLELEYRFVYRALEYSDLMEGIRAAVIDKDRTPNWKHSLDNLPNDAVGKMLAPLGDNTLTF, from the coding sequence ATGTCTGACATCTCGATTAGAAAAGAGGGTAAAGCCGGGCGCATCACCCTGACCCGCCCCGATGCCTTGAATGCCCTGTCCTATGACATGTGCCTTGCGATCGACGCCGCGCTGATCGACTGGATCAACGATGACGAGGTCGCGCTGATCCTGATCGACGCCCAAGGTGACCGAGCCTTCTGCGCCGGTGGTGACATCCGTGAGATCTACGAGATCGGCCAGTCCGGCGACCCCACCCGCGCTCAGAACTTCTGGCGCGATGAATACCGCATGAACGCTCGACTGTTTGAATTTCCCAAGCCCATCGTCAGTTTCATGCAAGGCTTCACCATGGGCGGCGGTGTTGGTGTGGGCTGTCATGCGTCGCACCGGATCATGGCGCGATCCTCACGTATGGCGATGCCGGAATGCGGCATTGGGCTGGTGCCCGATGTGGGCGGATCACTGATCCTGGCCCATGCTCCGGGTCGGCTGGGCGAATATATCGGCATGACCGGTGCCCGCATGGCGCCAGGCGATGCGATCCACGCGGGCTTTGCCGATTTCGTGATCCGTCAGGCCGAATGGCCCGCGTTGAAAGCCGACCTGATCCGCACCGGCGACCCCAGCCATATCAACGAGGCCGCGATCCCGGCGATACCCGGCAACCTGTCGGCCATGCAGCCCATGATCGACGCGCATTTCGGGGGTGGCAACCTTGGCGACATCGTAGCCTCGCTGCGCGGTGAAGACAGCGTCTTCGCGTCCAATGCGCTGGAAGTTCTCAGCCGCAATTCGCCGCTGTCGATGGCCTGTACGGTCGAGATGATCCACCACCTCTCCACAACTCGCGATGTGCGCAAATCGCTGGAGCTGGAGTACCGCTTCGTCTATCGCGCATTGGAATATTCAGACCTGATGGAGGGCATCCGCGCCGCCGTCATCGACAAAGACCGCACCCCGAACTGGAAGCACAGCCTGGACAACCTGCCAAACGACGCCGTCGGCAAGATGCTCGCACCGCTCGGCGACAACACACTGACATTCTAA
- the gap gene encoding type I glyceraldehyde-3-phosphate dehydrogenase → MTVTVGINGFGRIGRCTLAQIAASGRNDINVVKVNATGPLETAAHLLKYDSIHGRFPNEISLGDMTMDVGRGPMQMMSTYDLDELDWTGCDVVLECTGNFNDGEKAKRHIERGARKVLISAPAKNVQKTIVLGVNDKELQAHHNMVSNGSCTTNGLAPLAKVLHEALGIERGIMTTIHSYTGDQPTLDRRHNDLYRARAAAMAIIPTSTGAAKALGEVLPELAGRLDGTAMRVPTPNVSAIDLTFEAGRDTSVEEVNEIVRVAAEGTMSRVLGYDPEPKVSIDFNHTEQSSIFAPDQTKVVGGRTVRVMGWYDNEWGFSTRMADVAVKMGSF, encoded by the coding sequence ATGACCGTCACAGTGGGTATCAATGGATTTGGCCGCATCGGCCGCTGCACCTTGGCGCAGATCGCCGCATCGGGTCGCAACGACATAAACGTGGTCAAGGTCAACGCAACCGGCCCGTTGGAAACCGCTGCACACCTGTTGAAATATGATAGCATCCATGGCCGCTTCCCGAACGAGATTTCGCTGGGCGACATGACCATGGATGTGGGCCGCGGCCCGATGCAGATGATGTCGACCTATGATCTGGATGAATTGGACTGGACCGGCTGCGACGTTGTGCTGGAATGCACCGGCAATTTCAACGATGGTGAAAAGGCAAAGCGCCACATCGAACGGGGCGCGCGCAAGGTTCTGATCTCGGCCCCCGCCAAGAATGTGCAGAAAACCATCGTTCTGGGCGTGAATGACAAAGAGCTTCAGGCCCATCACAACATGGTATCGAACGGATCGTGCACCACCAACGGGTTAGCCCCGCTGGCCAAGGTCCTGCACGAAGCGCTGGGAATTGAGCGTGGCATCATGACCACAATCCATTCCTACACCGGCGACCAGCCGACGCTCGACCGCCGTCACAACGACCTTTACCGTGCCCGCGCCGCCGCCATGGCGATCATTCCGACGTCGACAGGCGCCGCGAAAGCCTTGGGCGAAGTGCTGCCGGAACTGGCTGGCAGACTGGACGGGACCGCCATGCGGGTGCCCACTCCCAACGTATCGGCCATTGATCTGACTTTTGAAGCCGGGCGCGACACGTCGGTGGAGGAAGTAAACGAGATCGTGCGCGTCGCCGCCGAAGGCACGATGTCGCGCGTTCTGGGATATGACCCCGAACCCAAGGTTTCGATTGACTTCAACCACACCGAACAAAGCTCGATCTTCGCCCCGGACCAGACCAAGGTCGTTGGCGGCCGCACTGTGCGAGTAATGGGCTGGTATGACAACGAATGGGGCTTTTCGACCCGCATGGCGGATGTCGCAGTGAAAATGGGCTCGTTCTAA
- a CDS encoding carboxylate-amine ligase, whose translation MALKEPPFSIGVEEEYLLVDRDSYALARAPDRLMNDCKAELEGQVSPEFLQCQIEIGTCVCANVTDAREDLKRLRSSVAKHAKTYGLAPIAASCHPFADWKEQHHVDKDRYNDLKRDLAGVVRRMLICGMHVHVGIPDPDTRIDLVNQLSYFLPHLLALSGSSPFWQGDDTGLASYRLTVFDNLPRTGLPPHLSGWSEFERSVQALVDIGVIEDSSKIWWDLRPSSRFPTIESRICDVQPRLEHTVSLAALTQCLARMLWRLKAKNQRWRLYDNFLVAENRWRAQRYGVGGGLIDFGIGEIVDFPQLLEDMFHLIEQDAEALGCVVEVEAARGILETGISSDRQRAVYHDSIQAEKPKEYALQDVVRHLIEEYHTDL comes from the coding sequence ATGGCCCTGAAAGAACCGCCGTTTTCTATTGGTGTCGAAGAAGAATATCTGCTGGTGGATCGCGACAGCTATGCCTTGGCGCGTGCACCTGATCGCTTGATGAACGACTGTAAAGCCGAGCTTGAAGGTCAGGTCAGTCCCGAGTTCCTGCAATGCCAGATCGAGATCGGCACCTGCGTCTGCGCCAACGTGACCGACGCCCGCGAAGATCTGAAACGTTTGCGGTCGAGCGTCGCCAAACATGCCAAAACATATGGTCTGGCCCCGATTGCGGCGTCGTGTCATCCCTTTGCCGACTGGAAGGAACAGCACCATGTCGACAAGGACCGCTATAATGATCTGAAACGCGATCTTGCGGGGGTCGTGCGCCGAATGCTGATCTGTGGGATGCATGTTCACGTCGGCATACCTGACCCCGACACGCGGATCGACCTGGTCAATCAGCTCAGCTATTTCCTGCCCCATCTGCTTGCCTTGTCCGGCAGTTCGCCATTCTGGCAAGGCGATGATACCGGGTTGGCATCCTATCGCCTGACCGTGTTCGACAACTTGCCCCGCACGGGTCTGCCGCCGCATTTGTCCGGCTGGTCCGAATTCGAACGCTCGGTTCAGGCGTTGGTTGATATCGGCGTGATCGAGGACAGTTCGAAAATCTGGTGGGATCTGCGGCCGTCCTCGCGCTTTCCGACCATCGAAAGCCGCATCTGCGATGTGCAACCCCGCCTGGAGCACACAGTCAGCCTGGCGGCGCTGACCCAATGTCTGGCCCGTATGCTGTGGCGGTTGAAGGCCAAGAACCAACGCTGGCGGCTCTATGACAATTTTCTTGTCGCCGAAAACCGCTGGCGCGCGCAACGATACGGGGTCGGCGGCGGGCTGATCGACTTCGGCATCGGTGAGATCGTCGATTTCCCGCAGCTTCTTGAGGATATGTTCCACCTGATTGAACAGGACGCCGAGGCCCTTGGCTGCGTCGTCGAAGTCGAAGCCGCCCGCGGTATTCTTGAGACGGGCATCTCGTCCGACCGCCAGCGCGCTGTCTATCACGACAGCATTCAGGCTGAGAAACCGAAAGAGTATGCGCTTCAAGACGTTGTGCGGCATTTGATCGAAGAGTATCACACCGACCTGTGA
- a CDS encoding DUF808 domain-containing protein codes for MSGLIALLDDVAGIAKIAAASVDDVAGQAAKAGAKAAGAVIDDAAVTPKYVQGFEAKRELPIIGRIAWGSIKNKLIILLPIGLLLSSFAPWLIPPLLMLGGSYLCFEGAEKVWQVLFPHEKTWDKAEYDIGDPAHLEKEKVAGAIKTDFILSAEIMTIALAAIPESNIWMEAATLAVVAIGITVVVYGSVALIVKMDDLGLYMAQRGNLSATRAFGRGIVNAMPGFLKLLMVIGTAAMIWVGGSIIIHGLYELGVYQPYRFINEIAISVARAVPNMAGFVEWAVTATLDGIVGLALGVLIIPLATRVIGPIWQSVFKGKA; via the coding sequence ATGAGTGGTTTGATTGCGCTGTTAGATGACGTGGCGGGCATTGCGAAGATCGCGGCGGCTTCGGTTGATGATGTGGCGGGTCAGGCGGCGAAAGCCGGGGCGAAAGCTGCCGGCGCGGTGATCGATGACGCTGCCGTCACGCCGAAATATGTGCAGGGGTTCGAGGCCAAGCGTGAGTTGCCGATCATCGGGCGCATCGCTTGGGGGTCGATCAAGAACAAGCTGATCATCCTGCTGCCGATCGGGCTGCTTCTGTCCTCGTTTGCGCCTTGGTTGATCCCGCCGCTGTTGATGTTGGGCGGGTCCTATCTGTGTTTTGAGGGCGCGGAAAAGGTCTGGCAGGTGTTGTTTCCCCATGAGAAAACATGGGATAAAGCCGAATATGACATCGGCGATCCGGCCCATCTTGAAAAAGAGAAAGTGGCGGGCGCGATCAAGACCGATTTCATCCTGTCGGCTGAGATCATGACCATAGCTCTTGCCGCCATACCGGAAAGCAATATCTGGATGGAGGCTGCGACTTTGGCAGTCGTCGCCATTGGTATAACGGTGGTCGTTTATGGGTCGGTCGCTTTGATTGTGAAAATGGATGATCTTGGGCTTTATATGGCCCAACGGGGAAATCTGTCTGCGACCCGCGCCTTCGGGCGCGGAATCGTCAACGCCATGCCGGGTTTCCTGAAATTGCTGATGGTCATAGGGACGGCGGCGATGATCTGGGTCGGCGGTTCGATCATCATTCATGGGCTATACGAACTGGGCGTATATCAACCCTATAGGTTCATTAACGAAATCGCGATTTCAGTGGCACGTGCCGTGCCGAATATGGCCGGGTTTGTTGAATGGGCCGTGACGGCGACGCTTGATGGAATTGTTGGGTTGGCGCTGGGCGTGTTGATTATCCCGCTGGCCACCCGCGTGATCGGGCCGATTTGGCAGTCCGTGTTCAAGGGCAAGGCCTGA
- a CDS encoding acyl-CoA dehydrogenase family protein: protein MDFALSEEQTLIFDMAKGFGEEHIAPNSEKWEAEGTIPKDLWPQLAELGFGGIYVSEEYGGSGLSRLDATLVFEALAMADPAVGSFLSIHNMCGGMIDKFGKEEDKQKWLPSLCTMEKVFSYCLTEPGSGSDAAALKTRAQKTNDSYVLTGNKAFISGGNYSDVYVTMCRTGEDGPKGISTVIVEEGTPGLSFGANERKMGWKAQPTSQVQFDDCAVPHENLLGEEGKGFVYAMAGLDGGRLNISAGALGGAQKALDLTLQYMGERKAFGKTIDQFQALQFKLAEYETRLQAARTFLRQAAWKLDNKAPDASKFCAMAKLMVTDAAFDVANGCLQLHGGYGYLADYGIEKIVRDLRVHQILEGTNEIMRLIVARQLLAERDRG, encoded by the coding sequence ATGGATTTCGCGCTTTCCGAGGAACAGACCCTCATCTTCGACATGGCCAAAGGGTTTGGCGAGGAACACATCGCCCCCAATTCCGAGAAATGGGAGGCCGAGGGCACCATCCCGAAAGATCTGTGGCCGCAATTGGCCGAACTGGGCTTTGGCGGCATCTATGTCAGCGAAGAATATGGCGGCTCGGGCCTGTCGCGTCTGGATGCAACGCTGGTCTTTGAGGCGCTCGCCATGGCCGACCCTGCGGTCGGATCGTTCCTGTCGATCCACAACATGTGCGGAGGTATGATCGACAAATTCGGCAAAGAAGAAGACAAGCAGAAATGGCTGCCGTCGCTCTGCACGATGGAAAAAGTGTTCTCTTACTGCCTGACCGAACCGGGCTCCGGCTCGGATGCGGCGGCGCTGAAAACCCGCGCACAGAAGACCAACGACAGCTATGTGCTGACCGGCAACAAGGCGTTCATCTCGGGCGGCAACTATTCTGACGTCTATGTCACCATGTGCCGCACAGGTGAAGATGGTCCCAAGGGCATTTCCACCGTGATTGTCGAAGAGGGCACCCCCGGCCTGAGTTTCGGTGCGAATGAGCGCAAGATGGGCTGGAAAGCCCAGCCCACATCACAGGTGCAATTCGACGATTGCGCCGTCCCGCACGAAAACCTGCTGGGCGAAGAGGGCAAAGGGTTTGTCTATGCGATGGCGGGGCTGGATGGTGGGCGTCTGAACATCTCGGCAGGTGCGCTTGGCGGTGCACAGAAGGCACTGGACCTGACGCTGCAATATATGGGCGAACGCAAGGCATTCGGCAAAACCATCGACCAGTTTCAGGCATTGCAATTCAAGCTGGCGGAATACGAGACCCGCCTGCAAGCCGCGCGTACTTTCCTGCGTCAGGCCGCTTGGAAACTGGACAACAAAGCGCCCGATGCCTCGAAGTTCTGCGCCATGGCCAAGCTGATGGTGACGGATGCGGCATTTGACGTGGCGAATGGATGTCTGCAACTGCATGGCGGCTATGGCTACTTGGCCGATTACGGGATCGAGAAGATCGTGCGCGACCTGCGCGTGCACCAGATTCTGGAAGGCACGAATGAGATCATGCGCCTGATCGTCGCCCGTCAACTGCTGGCTGAACGCGACCGCGGCTGA
- a CDS encoding CoA-acylating methylmalonate-semialdehyde dehydrogenase, giving the protein MKTLGHWINGQLVDGTSGRTADVYNPATGEVQAKVALASQAEMDDAVAKAAEAQKAWGATNPQKRGRVMMALVGLLNRDMDKLAEALSREHGKTIPDAKGDVQRGLEVIEYCIGAAQMLKGEFTDSAGPGIDMYSMRQPLGVVASITPFNFPAMIPLWGMGPALSAGNAMILKPSERDPSVPLMLAELCKEAGLPDGVLQVVNGDKDAVDAILDNETIQAVAFVGSTPIAHYIYSRATANGKRAQCFGGAKNHMIVMPDADMEQAADALIGAGFGAAGERCMAISVAVPVGEETADKLRDALVPRIEKLKVAPYTAGDDVDYGPVVTAAAKENILRLISSGVEQGADLVVDNRDFKLQGYEDGFFVGPHLFDRVTTDMDIYKTEIFGPVLSMVRAQSYEEALGHAMNHEYGNGTAIFTRDGDTARDFANRINIGMVGINVPIPVPLAYHTFGGWKKSGFGDLNQHGPDAFKFYTRTKTVTSRWPSGLKEGGEFHFKAMD; this is encoded by the coding sequence ATGAAAACACTGGGACACTGGATCAACGGCCAATTGGTCGACGGCACGTCGGGCCGCACGGCAGACGTTTACAACCCCGCGACAGGCGAGGTTCAGGCCAAGGTCGCGCTGGCATCACAGGCCGAAATGGACGACGCCGTCGCAAAAGCGGCCGAAGCACAGAAAGCATGGGGTGCGACCAACCCCCAAAAGCGTGGTCGCGTAATGATGGCACTGGTTGGCCTTCTGAACCGCGACATGGACAAGCTGGCCGAAGCCCTGTCGCGTGAACATGGTAAAACCATCCCCGACGCGAAAGGCGACGTTCAGCGCGGGCTTGAAGTGATCGAATACTGCATCGGTGCCGCTCAGATGCTGAAAGGCGAATTCACCGATTCAGCCGGTCCTGGCATCGACATGTACTCCATGCGCCAGCCGCTGGGTGTTGTTGCCTCGATCACGCCGTTCAACTTCCCCGCCATGATTCCGCTCTGGGGCATGGGCCCGGCACTCTCTGCCGGTAACGCGATGATCCTGAAACCGTCCGAGCGCGATCCCTCGGTCCCTTTGATGCTGGCTGAGCTATGCAAAGAGGCGGGCCTGCCCGATGGCGTGTTGCAGGTTGTGAACGGCGACAAGGACGCGGTGGACGCGATCTTGGACAACGAAACCATCCAGGCGGTTGCTTTCGTCGGCTCGACCCCGATCGCGCATTACATCTATTCGCGCGCCACAGCAAACGGCAAGCGCGCGCAGTGTTTCGGCGGGGCCAAGAACCACATGATCGTCATGCCTGATGCCGATATGGAACAAGCCGCGGATGCATTGATCGGTGCCGGGTTCGGCGCGGCTGGCGAACGCTGCATGGCCATCTCGGTCGCAGTTCCAGTCGGCGAGGAAACCGCCGACAAGCTGCGCGATGCTCTGGTGCCGCGGATCGAAAAGCTGAAGGTTGCGCCCTATACCGCCGGCGACGATGTGGATTACGGCCCGGTCGTCACTGCAGCCGCCAAGGAAAACATCCTGCGTCTGATCAGCTCCGGCGTCGAACAGGGCGCTGATCTGGTGGTCGACAATCGCGATTTCAAGCTGCAAGGCTATGAGGACGGATTCTTCGTCGGTCCGCACCTGTTTGACCGCGTGACCACCGATATGGACATCTACAAAACCGAGATCTTCGGCCCCGTTCTATCCATGGTGCGCGCGCAGTCTTACGAAGAAGCCCTCGGCCACGCGATGAACCACGAATACGGCAATGGCACCGCGATCTTCACTCGCGATGGCGACACCGCGCGTGACTTCGCCAACCGGATCAACATCGGCATGGTCGGCATCAACGTGCCAATCCCCGTGCCGCTGGCCTATCACACCTTTGGCGGCTGGAAAAAGTCGGGCTTTGGTGATTTGAACCAGCACGGCCCAGATGCGTTCAAGTTCTATACGCGCACCAAGACCGTGACGTCGCGCTGGCCCTCGGGTCTAAAGGAAGGTGGCGAATTCCACTTCAAAGCGATGGATTGA
- the gap gene encoding type I glyceraldehyde-3-phosphate dehydrogenase codes for MTVKVAINGFGRIGRLVLRALHETGRDDIEIVAINDLGPVDMNAHLLQFDSVHGRFPNEVTFTDDTINAGRGPIRVTAIRNPAELPWGDVDIVLECTGIFTGDKAKIHLENGASRVLVSAPSSGADKTIVYGVNHDTLTAADVHVSNASCTTNCLSPVAKVLQDAIGINKGFMTTIHSYTGDQPTLDTLHKDFYRARAAALSMIPTTTGAARAVGLVLPELAGKLDGVAIRVPTPNVSCVDLTFEASRDTTVDEVNAAIVAAANGPLKGVLGVVDRPLVSSDFNHDSHSSNFALDQTKVLDGNMVRVLSWYDNEWGFSCRMLDTAVEMAKHL; via the coding sequence ATGACAGTCAAAGTGGCCATCAACGGATTTGGACGGATTGGACGACTGGTGCTGCGCGCCCTGCATGAAACCGGACGCGACGATATCGAAATTGTTGCAATCAACGATCTTGGCCCGGTCGACATGAATGCCCATCTGCTGCAATTCGACAGCGTGCATGGTCGTTTCCCGAACGAAGTGACGTTCACTGACGACACGATCAACGCAGGCCGTGGTCCAATCCGTGTCACCGCCATCCGCAATCCTGCCGAGCTGCCTTGGGGGGATGTGGACATCGTACTGGAATGCACCGGCATCTTCACCGGCGACAAAGCCAAGATCCACCTGGAAAACGGCGCGAGCCGTGTATTGGTCTCTGCCCCATCCTCGGGCGCAGACAAGACCATCGTTTACGGTGTGAACCATGACACGCTGACCGCGGCAGATGTGCATGTATCAAACGCCTCGTGCACAACGAACTGCCTGTCGCCGGTCGCCAAGGTTCTGCAAGACGCAATTGGCATCAACAAAGGCTTCATGACGACCATCCACAGCTATACCGGCGATCAGCCCACGCTGGACACGCTGCACAAGGATTTCTATCGCGCCCGTGCAGCCGCGCTCAGCATGATCCCCACCACCACCGGGGCTGCTCGTGCGGTCGGGTTGGTGCTGCCAGAGCTGGCGGGCAAGCTGGACGGCGTCGCAATCCGTGTCCCCACGCCCAACGTCTCCTGCGTTGACCTGACGTTCGAGGCGTCGCGCGACACCACGGTGGACGAGGTCAACGCGGCCATTGTCGCCGCCGCCAACGGCCCGCTGAAAGGCGTTCTTGGCGTGGTCGACCGCCCGCTGGTCTCAAGCGATTTCAACCACGACTCGCACTCATCGAACTTCGCGCTGGACCAAACCAAGGTGCTGGACGGCAACATGGTGCGGGTGCTCAGCTGGTATGACAACGAATGGGGCTTCAGTTGCCGCATGCTGGATACAGCGGTCGAGATGGCGAAGCATCTGTGA
- a CDS encoding DUF6151 family protein, whose amino-acid sequence MKIQCDCGSFQAELANSPKNSPGRLVCYCDDCQAFAEMLERTDVLDEFGGTEVVPAYPSDITFIKGESNLCYSQVTQNGLYRFSTTCCNSPIVNTRPNFPWAGIFHSAYTAADTQALKKFGEIRGRIRGTYAKGNPDFKVSDKIGARDMLTVLPFVVKGKLFGKHKGSPFFENDGATPIGLKRP is encoded by the coding sequence ATGAAAATTCAGTGTGACTGTGGCAGTTTTCAAGCGGAACTTGCCAATTCCCCAAAGAATTCGCCCGGCAGACTTGTTTGTTATTGCGATGATTGTCAGGCTTTTGCTGAAATGCTTGAACGCACTGATGTCCTCGATGAGTTTGGGGGCACAGAAGTTGTCCCTGCTTACCCAAGCGACATCACTTTTATCAAAGGAGAAAGCAATCTTTGCTATTCTCAGGTGACACAGAACGGTCTTTATCGTTTTTCAACAACATGTTGCAATTCGCCGATCGTCAACACGCGCCCCAATTTTCCTTGGGCTGGTATATTTCACTCGGCGTATACTGCGGCTGATACTCAAGCGCTAAAAAAATTTGGCGAAATTCGTGGGCGGATTAGGGGAACATACGCCAAAGGCAACCCCGATTTCAAAGTTTCCGATAAGATCGGTGCGCGCGATATGCTGACAGTTCTCCCCTTTGTTGTGAAAGGCAAGCTTTTTGGAAAGCATAAGGGTTCACCCTTCTTTGAAAACGACGGTGCTACTCCCATCGGCCTCAAAAGACCTTAA
- a CDS encoding CBS domain-containing protein → MLIHQILKNKTLAGVATVKPGSKVSDAANLLSEKKIGAVIVSEDGVRPLGILSERDIVSALGKVGASCLDQSVDDLMTSKLVTCVPGDRAIQVLHTMTDGRFRHMPVMDGDEMIGLVSIGDVVKARLDELSQQADALKNMIMGY, encoded by the coding sequence ATGCTCATTCACCAGATACTGAAAAACAAAACGCTGGCGGGTGTTGCGACGGTCAAGCCGGGCAGTAAGGTTTCGGATGCGGCAAACCTTCTGTCCGAGAAGAAAATCGGCGCGGTGATCGTGTCCGAAGACGGTGTGCGCCCATTGGGGATATTGTCAGAGCGTGACATCGTTTCGGCATTGGGCAAGGTTGGCGCCAGCTGCCTGGACCAGTCAGTTGATGATCTGATGACGTCTAAACTGGTGACGTGTGTGCCGGGGGACCGGGCCATTCAGGTTCTGCACACAATGACCGACGGCCGATTCCGTCACATGCCAGTGATGGACGGCGATGAAATGATCGGATTGGTGTCGATTGGCGACGTGGTCAAAGCGCGTCTTGACGAGCTGTCACAACAAGCGGATGCCTTGAAAAACATGATCATGGGGTACTGA
- a CDS encoding LysR family transcriptional regulator, translating to MDWDDLRVFLAVARAESLSRAGKVLRRDAATVGRRVAKLEGDLGQPLFTKSPQGYALTEAGSRLLSHAERAEQAVLSGADELTGQSGQLSGQVRIGATDGCASYILPQVCTAIQKEHPELELQIVALPRVINLSKREADMAITVSPPQAGRITVQKVTDYHLHLAAAREYLDRAPPLTSLDDLHAHPIVGYIQDMIFYPELDFLTGMGIEKVALASNLVSVQLGMVRQGGGIGVTHDFILPFAPNLRRVLTDEVSVTRSFYLIRHEGDARVERFTRVAEELTRGIRDEVARLEAMA from the coding sequence ATGGACTGGGATGATCTGAGGGTGTTTCTGGCGGTGGCGCGCGCGGAAAGCCTGTCACGTGCAGGCAAAGTGTTGCGGCGTGATGCAGCAACCGTGGGGCGGCGGGTGGCGAAGCTGGAGGGGGATCTGGGGCAGCCACTTTTTACCAAATCACCGCAGGGATATGCGTTGACCGAGGCGGGGTCACGTTTGTTGTCCCACGCCGAACGGGCGGAGCAGGCCGTGTTGTCGGGGGCAGACGAATTGACCGGGCAATCCGGGCAATTGTCGGGGCAGGTGCGTATTGGTGCGACGGATGGCTGTGCCAGCTATATTCTGCCGCAGGTCTGCACAGCGATCCAGAAAGAGCATCCCGAGTTGGAGTTGCAGATCGTGGCCTTGCCGCGGGTAATCAACCTGTCGAAGCGTGAGGCGGATATGGCGATCACGGTTTCTCCGCCACAGGCCGGGAGGATCACTGTGCAGAAGGTGACGGATTATCATCTGCATCTTGCTGCGGCGCGGGAATATCTGGACCGTGCACCGCCATTGACCAGTCTGGATGACCTTCATGCACATCCGATCGTTGGGTATATCCAGGATATGATTTTCTATCCTGAGCTGGATTTCCTGACCGGGATGGGGATTGAGAAAGTGGCGCTGGCGTCAAACCTGGTCTCGGTTCAGTTGGGCATGGTGCGGCAGGGTGGGGGGATTGGGGTCACACATGATTTCATTCTGCCCTTTGCGCCAAACCTGCGGCGGGTGCTGACGGATGAGGTCTCGGTCACGAGATCGTTTTATCTGATCCGGCACGAGGGCGATGCGCGGGTCGAGCGGTTCACGCGCGTGGCCGAGGAATTGACGCGGGGTATCCGTGACGAGGTCGCACGATTGGAAGCGATGGCGTGA